From one Culex quinquefasciatus strain JHB chromosome 3, VPISU_Cqui_1.0_pri_paternal, whole genome shotgun sequence genomic stretch:
- the LOC6035033 gene encoding glycerol-3-phosphate dehydrogenase, mitochondrial isoform X1, which translates to MASRLRKLGITAAGVAIGAALSTYALRVSDVSPHHVQMEEMQRIRRKRTLPSRSEQVKTLQSGEEFDVLIIGGGATGAGCALDAVTRGLKTALVEADDFASGTSSKSTKLIHGGVRYLQNAIMGLDIEQYRMVKEALHERASMLRSAPHLTRPLPIMLPVYTWWQIPYFWVGIKAYDLVAGDRNVKTSYYLSREDALELFPMLRGDKLCGAIVYYDGQQDDARMCLAVSLTAARHGAAITNHVEVLELLKKKDPEGGKDILCGAKVRDNISKKEWTIKAKCVINATGPFTDSIRKMDNPTVKTICCPSSGVHIVLPGYYSPQQMGLLDPATSDGRVIFFLPWLNGTIAGTTDAPCEVTRSPMPSEDEIQFILSEIKNYLNKDVDVRRGDVLSAWSGIRPLVQDPNKGDTKSLARNHIVHVSESKLITIAGGKWTTFRAMAEHTIDAAIKACKLEPERECVTDGLWIEGAQGWTPTMYIRLVQDLGLEVEVAKHLAISYGDRAFAVAKMAALTGKRWPIIGKKLHPEFPYIDAEVRYGIREYACTLVDMVARRLRLSFLNVQAASEALPMVADIMAEELKWSKEEKEKQIAACEHFLQTQMGQQVNRQLKEKIPVNLSKSEVDTYTKRFETIDKDKKGYVSITDIKRAMKAFGDAEVSGEELHDILREIDTNMNGQVELDEYLQMMSAIKSGNISHSRFAAVAEQEEIRKEQERLRKQITVDRSGGGQQKKKVN; encoded by the exons ATGGCATCGCGTCTGAGAAAACTGGGCATTACGGCCGCCGGCGTCGCGATCGGTGCCGCTCTGTCCACGTACGCCCTCCGTGTCAGCGACGTCTCGCCACACCAT GTTCAAATGGAGGAGATGCAGCGAATCCGTCGCAAGCGAACTCTCCCGTCGCGATCGGAGCAGGTCAAGACGCTGCAGTCGGGTGAGGAGTTCGACGTGCTGATCATCGGTGGGGGTGCCACGGGTGCCGGTTGTGCCCTGGATGCGGTCACACGTGGTCTCAAGACGGCCCTGGTTGAGGCGGACGACTTCGCTAGTGGAACTTCGTCCAAGTCGACCAAGCTGATCCACGGTGGCGTTCGGTACCTGCAGAATGCCATCATGGGGCTGGACATTGAGCAGTACCGGATGGTGAAGGAAGCGTTGCACGAGCGTGCTTCCATGCTGCGGTCGGCGCCTCACCTGACGCGACCGCTGCCGATCATGCTGCCGGTTTACACGTGGTGGCAGATTCCGTACTTTTGGGTCGGTATCAAGGCGTACGATCTGGTAGCGGGTGATCGTAACGTCAAGACTTCGTATTACCTGTCGCGAGAGGACGCCTTGGAGTTGTTCCCGATGTTGCGTGGTGACAAGTTGTGCGGTGCGATCGTGTATTACGACGGCCAACAGGACGATGCTCGGATGTGTTTGGCCGTATCGTTGACGGCTGCTCGTCACGGAGCCGCGATCACCAACCACGTGGAGGTGTTGGAGTTGCTGAAGAAGAAGGATCCTGAGGGTGGAAAGGACATTCTGTGTGGAGCCAAGGTTCGCGATAATATCTCCAAGAAGGAGTGGACCATTAAGGCCAAGTGCGTTATCAACGCAACTGGTCCGTTTACGGACTCGATCCGTAAGATGGACAACCCGACGGTCAAGACGATCTGTTGTCCCAGCTCGGGTGTGCACATTGTGCTGCCTGGTTACTACAGCCCGCAGCAGATGGGCTTGCTGGATCCGGCGACCTCCGATGGTCGTGTGATCTTCTTCTTGCCATGGTTGAACGGTACTATTGCCGGCACTACGGATGCTCCGTGTGAAGTTACGCGCAGCCCAATGCCCAGTGAGGATGAGATTCAGTTCATTCTCAGTGAGATCAAGAACTATCTCAACAAGGACGTTGATGTCCGTCGTGGTGATGTGCTGTCGGCTTGGAGTGGCATCAGACCGCTGGTTCAGGATCCTAACAAGGGTGATACCAAGTCGTTGGCCCGTAACCACATTGTGCACGTGAGTGAGTCCAAGCTGATCACGATTGCCGGTGGAAAGTGGACCACGTTCCGTGCGATGGCTGAACATACGATTGATGCTGCCATCAAGGCTTGCAAACTGGAACCGGAACGTGAGTGCGTTACCGACGGTTTGTGGATCGAGGGCGCCCAGGGCTGGACCCCAACCATGTACATCCGCTTGGTGCAAGATTTGGGCCTGGAAGTCGAGGTCGCCAAGCACTTGGCCATCTCGTACGGTGATCGTGCCTTTGCGGTTGCCAAGATGGCCGCCCTTACCGGCAAGAGATGGCCCATCATTGGCAAGAAGCTGCACCCTGAGTTCCCCTACATTGATGCTGAAGTGCGGTACGGAATTCGTGAATATGCTTGCACCCTGGTTGATATGGTTGCCCGTAGACTGCGGTTGTCCTTCCTGAACGTGCAGGCTGCCAGCGAGGCCCTTCCAATGGTTGCCGACATTATGGCCGAAGAGCTCAAGTGGTCCAAGGAGGAAAAGGAGAAACAAATTGCGGCTTGCGAGCACTTCCTGCAGACGCAGATGGGTCAACAGGTCAACCGTCAGCTCAAGGAAAAGATTCCGGTCAATTTGTCCAAGTCCGAGGTCGACACGTACACGAAACGCTTCGAAACGATCGACAAGGATAAGAAGGGCTACGTCTCGATCACCGATATTAAGCGTGCCATGAAG GCCTTTGGAGATGCCGAGGTCAGCGGTGAGGAGCTTCACGACATTCTGCGTGAAATCGATACCAACATGAACGGTCAGGTTGAGCTGGATGAGTACCTTCAG ATGATGTCCGCCATCAAGTCCGGAAACATTTCGCACTCGCGCTTCGCGGCCGTCGCCGAGCAGGAGGAGATCCGCAAAGAGCAGGAACGACTCCGGAAGCAGATCACCGTGGACCGTTCCGGTGGTG GTCAACAGAAGAAGAAAGTAAACTAA
- the LOC6035033 gene encoding glycerol-3-phosphate dehydrogenase, mitochondrial isoform X2, protein MASRLRKLGITAAGVAIGAALSTYALRVSDVSPHHVQMEEMQRIRRKRTLPSRSEQVKTLQSGEEFDVLIIGGGATGAGCALDAVTRGLKTALVEADDFASGTSSKSTKLIHGGVRYLQNAIMGLDIEQYRMVKEALHERASMLRSAPHLTRPLPIMLPVYTWWQIPYFWVGIKAYDLVAGDRNVKTSYYLSREDALELFPMLRGDKLCGAIVYYDGQQDDARMCLAVSLTAARHGAAITNHVEVLELLKKKDPEGGKDILCGAKVRDNISKKEWTIKAKCVINATGPFTDSIRKMDNPTVKTICCPSSGVHIVLPGYYSPQQMGLLDPATSDGRVIFFLPWLNGTIAGTTDAPCEVTRSPMPSEDEIQFILSEIKNYLNKDVDVRRGDVLSAWSGIRPLVQDPNKGDTKSLARNHIVHVSESKLITIAGGKWTTFRAMAEHTIDAAIKACKLEPERECVTDGLWIEGAQGWTPTMYIRLVQDLGLEVEVAKHLAISYGDRAFAVAKMAALTGKRWPIIGKKLHPEFPYIDAEVRYGIREYACTLVDMVARRLRLSFLNVQAASEALPMVADIMAEELKWSKEEKEKQIAACEHFLQTQMGQQVNRQLKEKIPVNLSKSEVDTYTKRFETIDKDKKGYVSITDIKRAMKAFGDAEVSGEELHDILREIDTNMNGQVELDEYLQMMSAIKSGNISHSRFAAVAEQEEIRKEQERLRKQITVDRSGGGL, encoded by the exons ATGGCATCGCGTCTGAGAAAACTGGGCATTACGGCCGCCGGCGTCGCGATCGGTGCCGCTCTGTCCACGTACGCCCTCCGTGTCAGCGACGTCTCGCCACACCAT GTTCAAATGGAGGAGATGCAGCGAATCCGTCGCAAGCGAACTCTCCCGTCGCGATCGGAGCAGGTCAAGACGCTGCAGTCGGGTGAGGAGTTCGACGTGCTGATCATCGGTGGGGGTGCCACGGGTGCCGGTTGTGCCCTGGATGCGGTCACACGTGGTCTCAAGACGGCCCTGGTTGAGGCGGACGACTTCGCTAGTGGAACTTCGTCCAAGTCGACCAAGCTGATCCACGGTGGCGTTCGGTACCTGCAGAATGCCATCATGGGGCTGGACATTGAGCAGTACCGGATGGTGAAGGAAGCGTTGCACGAGCGTGCTTCCATGCTGCGGTCGGCGCCTCACCTGACGCGACCGCTGCCGATCATGCTGCCGGTTTACACGTGGTGGCAGATTCCGTACTTTTGGGTCGGTATCAAGGCGTACGATCTGGTAGCGGGTGATCGTAACGTCAAGACTTCGTATTACCTGTCGCGAGAGGACGCCTTGGAGTTGTTCCCGATGTTGCGTGGTGACAAGTTGTGCGGTGCGATCGTGTATTACGACGGCCAACAGGACGATGCTCGGATGTGTTTGGCCGTATCGTTGACGGCTGCTCGTCACGGAGCCGCGATCACCAACCACGTGGAGGTGTTGGAGTTGCTGAAGAAGAAGGATCCTGAGGGTGGAAAGGACATTCTGTGTGGAGCCAAGGTTCGCGATAATATCTCCAAGAAGGAGTGGACCATTAAGGCCAAGTGCGTTATCAACGCAACTGGTCCGTTTACGGACTCGATCCGTAAGATGGACAACCCGACGGTCAAGACGATCTGTTGTCCCAGCTCGGGTGTGCACATTGTGCTGCCTGGTTACTACAGCCCGCAGCAGATGGGCTTGCTGGATCCGGCGACCTCCGATGGTCGTGTGATCTTCTTCTTGCCATGGTTGAACGGTACTATTGCCGGCACTACGGATGCTCCGTGTGAAGTTACGCGCAGCCCAATGCCCAGTGAGGATGAGATTCAGTTCATTCTCAGTGAGATCAAGAACTATCTCAACAAGGACGTTGATGTCCGTCGTGGTGATGTGCTGTCGGCTTGGAGTGGCATCAGACCGCTGGTTCAGGATCCTAACAAGGGTGATACCAAGTCGTTGGCCCGTAACCACATTGTGCACGTGAGTGAGTCCAAGCTGATCACGATTGCCGGTGGAAAGTGGACCACGTTCCGTGCGATGGCTGAACATACGATTGATGCTGCCATCAAGGCTTGCAAACTGGAACCGGAACGTGAGTGCGTTACCGACGGTTTGTGGATCGAGGGCGCCCAGGGCTGGACCCCAACCATGTACATCCGCTTGGTGCAAGATTTGGGCCTGGAAGTCGAGGTCGCCAAGCACTTGGCCATCTCGTACGGTGATCGTGCCTTTGCGGTTGCCAAGATGGCCGCCCTTACCGGCAAGAGATGGCCCATCATTGGCAAGAAGCTGCACCCTGAGTTCCCCTACATTGATGCTGAAGTGCGGTACGGAATTCGTGAATATGCTTGCACCCTGGTTGATATGGTTGCCCGTAGACTGCGGTTGTCCTTCCTGAACGTGCAGGCTGCCAGCGAGGCCCTTCCAATGGTTGCCGACATTATGGCCGAAGAGCTCAAGTGGTCCAAGGAGGAAAAGGAGAAACAAATTGCGGCTTGCGAGCACTTCCTGCAGACGCAGATGGGTCAACAGGTCAACCGTCAGCTCAAGGAAAAGATTCCGGTCAATTTGTCCAAGTCCGAGGTCGACACGTACACGAAACGCTTCGAAACGATCGACAAGGATAAGAAGGGCTACGTCTCGATCACCGATATTAAGCGTGCCATGAAG GCCTTTGGAGATGCCGAGGTCAGCGGTGAGGAGCTTCACGACATTCTGCGTGAAATCGATACCAACATGAACGGTCAGGTTGAGCTGGATGAGTACCTTCAG ATGATGTCCGCCATCAAGTCCGGAAACATTTCGCACTCGCGCTTCGCGGCCGTCGCCGAGCAGGAGGAGATCCGCAAAGAGCAGGAACGACTCCGGAAGCAGATCACCGTGGACCGTTCCGGTGGTGGTCTGTAA